A stretch of DNA from Arthrobacter globiformis:
GCCTGCCCGCTGTGATGTGTGCTGGTCCTGAAGGGGTACTGGGTGTCGAAGGCTGTTCTACAACGAGTAGAAGCCTTGGTACTAGTTTACGGCCTTTGACGCGTCCGCCCGCGCATCGTGCCGGAGCGAGAGACCTGCCAGGATCCAGAGCACACCCGAGATTATGGCCCCGCCGCCGGCAACCCCCAGCAGCGCATGGGGACCAAGGCCCGCAAAGAACGGCAGGGTGCCGGCCGTGCCCAGCCCGATGACTCCGGAGGCCAGCCAGTCGCGGGCCAGGACATGCCGTCCGCGCAACTTAATGCCCAGCCACAGCTCGGCCGCCGACGCCACTGCCAGCCCCACGGCGCCAATCACGGCGAAGACCAGGCTGCCCTGCAGGAACAGCAGGGCCACTCCGGCACCGGTCAGGGCCGCGCCCGCAGCAGAGAGCAGGCGTCCGGCAGGCGCTTCCCGCCGGAAGCCGGTCAGCGGAATGCCCCACAGCAGGATCAGGCCGGTGGCCAGCAGATACGCTCCGCCCGTCAGCGACATTCCGGCCACGGAAGGGGCCGCCCAGAACACAGTCACGGCGCCGAACGCCAGCGCGGCGGCAGCCCGCAGCAGGGCGGGTTTCCACAGCTCCGCCGAGGGGGCAGGCACGTCGGATTCAGCAGGGTTAACGGGGGAAGTCACGGTTCCAGTTTAGTGCGCCGGCCTGTGCCCGCGAATCCGGGCCGCAGGCTAGGAGCCGAGCACCATCCAGCGGTCCGTCCTGGCCCGCAGTCCCAGGGTCACGGCCCGGGCGCACATGTAGCCCAGCGAAAAGGCCACCCACACCCAAACCAGGGCCGCCGCGCCGTCGGCCCCGGCCAGCGGCACCGCCAGCAGCAGCGGAAGGTACACCGCGAGATTTACGACGCCGGCAATCGCCAGATACTTCGCGTCGCCGGCCCCGATCAGCACCCCGTCGAGGACGAACACGTATCCGGCGAGCGGCTGGCTCGCGGCCAGAACCCACAAGGCCGCGGTCAGCACCGACTGGACGCCGGTGTCGGGCGTGAAGAGGGCGCCGGTGAACGGGGCTGCCAGAGCGAGCAGCACGCCGGTGGCCACACCGAAGCCGGTGCCCCAGCGGATCATGGTCCGGGTCAGGATCCGGGCTTTGCCGGGGTTGGAGGCGCCCAGCTCCTTGCCGATCAGCGCCTGCGCGGCGATGGCCAGGGCGTCCAGTGCGAAGGCGAGGAACGTGAAGACCGTCATGGCCAGCTGGTGTGCGGCCAGGTTCACGGCTCCCTGGGCCGTCACCACGAGGACGGTGGCGAGGATGGCGGTGCGCAGGCTCAGGGTCCGCAGCATCAGCCACGAGCCCACCTTGGTCATGGCCCGGATCCCATGCCAGTCGGGAAGCAGGCTGACGCCCTGATGACGGGCGTTGCGCTGCACCATCAACAGATACACCGCGGCCATGGCCCACTGCGCGATGCTGGTTCCCATTGCAGATCCAACCACGGACAGCCCGAGTCCGTAAACCAGCACCAGGTTCAGCACGATGTTCAGCGCGAATCCCGCCGTTGCCACTACTAACGGGGTGCGGGTGTCCTGCAGTCCCCTCAGCACGCCCGTGCCGGCGAAGATGAGCAGCATCGCGACCAGCCCGGGCATGGACCAGCGCAGATAGTCCACGGCGAACGTGCGGATCTCCGGGCTCGGCCCCATGAGCCCGATCAGCGGCTCCGCGGCGAGGAACCCTGCCAGCGCCAGCGCGGTCCCGAGCAGCAGGGCGAGCCAGACGCCGTCGCGCCCGGCGGCCAGCGCCCTGCCCAGCTGGCCGTCCCCTACCGCCCGCGCCACGGCAGGAGTGGTGGAGTAGGCCAGGAAAACCATCAGCCCCACCGCGGTGTGCAGCACCGCCGAGGCCAGTCCGACGCCGGCCAGCTGGGCCACGCCAAGGTGCCCCACGATGGCCGAATCGGCAAGCAGAAAGAGCGGTTCGGCGATCAGCGCGCCAAAGGCGGGAACGGCAAGCCGGAGGATTTCACGGCCGTGGCTCTCAGGCATTGGGGTGGAAATAGCGGCGGAGGGCGATTGGGGCACGGGTTCAGCCTAGCTGCCGCAGAAAAGATAACCACGACACATTAGTTGACACTTCAACAAAATTCCGCGAGAGTGGAAGAGAAGCATCACCCGACGCGCTCCGGACCGCATGCGCAAAAGAGACAAATTCCCAATCGATCCGAACGGTGAGAATCTCCATGAACCAGCCCACCCAGACCACCACAGCCCTGACGATCCTGCGAGTGATCGCGGGATTCCTCTTCGCCGCGCACGGCTGGCAGAAGTTCAACGAATTCACCATCGCCGGCACGCAGGCATCCTTCGCCAAGATGGGGGTCCCGGCCGCTGAGGTCGCCGCCCCGATCGTCGCCACGCTGGAACTGGTGGGCGGCATCGCCCTCATCCTCGGCGTGCTGACCCGCGTCTTCGCCGCCCTGCTCGCCCTGGACATGCTTGGCGCCCTCTTCCTGGTTCACGCTTCGGCCGGAGTTTTCGTGGCCAACGGCGGCTACGAGCTGGTTCTCCTGCTTGCAGCCGGGGCAGCGGCCATCGCCCTTGCCGGAGCCGGCCGCATCTCGGCGGACGCAGCCCTGTTCGGCCGCAGCGATTCAAAGCTCAAGGTTCTCGCGTAACAATTCCCGGCTATGCTGCACCGCTCCAGGGCGGTGACTGTCCAGGAAACAACGACGGCGGCCGCCCGCCTGGCACCAAAGCGCCAGGCGGGCGGCCGCGGTCGTTTAATGTCTTTCCGTGGTTTCGGCCGGTTGCTGTCAGCTCAGCCGGTATTGATGTCTGTTGTTCAGCCAGTGACGCCCGTCAGTTCATCCGGCGTGTGGGCCAGCGTTGCTGTGCGGACGATCTTTCCCGCCTTCAGGTCAACGGCGTGCAGTTTCCGCGTGGCCGGTTCGGTTACGTAGGCCATGGAGCCCTGGACGTACAAGGTGGGCCGCGGGTCCTGCCACGCCTCGGGCTCCTGCCAGGCCGGCACGACGGGAATCGTGGACTCGGTGGCGCCGGTCAGCGGGTTGAGAACATGCAGCGCGCCGTCGGTGCCGAGGACCAGCGCCTTCCCGGCCGGCCCGCGTCCCAGCGACCGGAAGGAATAGCTGGTCCCTAGTTCCACCAGCTTCAGAACCTTTGTGTCGGTGTTCACTAGTGAAATCCTGGTGGGCCGCTCCGGTACCGCTTCCTTGTCCACCTTGTAGTCGCCCAGCACCACAGGCGACGCCGGCGAGCCGGCCTGGTTGCCCATCCTGCCATAGGCGTCCGGGCTGGAGACCTTGGCGAACTTGCCGTCCTTGAATATCAGCATCCCGTCCTCGCATCCGAAGATCACGGTACTTTCGCCAGCCACCGCCTCACCGTGGACGCCAGGGCAGTTCGGGCTCCGGAGGATCTCCTTGCGGTCCTGGCCTGCGGCCTGCCCCAGGAGGGCCACGGCGCTGCGGGCATTCTCGTCCCCCACTGTCACCAGCAGCTTGCCGTCATCCAGTTCCACAGCCACGCCGTGGTGGGCTTCGGGCGCGGTGTAGGTCGCCGTCTCCGGAAGCCCGTCATCCGCCAGGGCTCCGAGGGCGGCCGATTCAAAGGACTCCACCTTGCCGGACCCATCACTGAAGAGGACGGTCCTGCCCGCGTGCCGCACCACATGGCCCGGCTTGCTAGCCCCGAACGCGTGATCCGTCAGTGCTGGCTGGGCGGCATAGGAATGGCCATGGTCGCCATGCTGCTCGGTCCAGGTGCCGGCATCGAGAACGCGGAACGAGTCGCCCGCCGCCACCAGGACGTGGCGGCCGTCCCCCGCAGGGCTGATGCGGTTGTAGCCCTCCATTGCAACGTCCCCCGCGGGCTTAAGGGTTGCCGCGTCCAGCACTCCGACACCGCCAGCGTAGGTGAAGACCAGGCGCGGCTCAGGGGCGCGAAGCTCGGTCGGTTCTGCGGTCCCCTCAAGCGGGGAGGGACTGGCAGAGCTTTCGGCGGCACTCTGCGCGGGGCCGGCGGCGCAGCCTGACAGCAGCAGGACAGCTCCGCAGGCGGCGGCCACCGGCGCTGCGAGCGGCCCTTTGAGGGACGCCACGAATGGCTTTTTGGACACCCTTGCGAATGGGCCCTCTGAGCGGCGGCGCATGGTGGTCGCGGCAGGAAAACTGAATCGTCTCGTCAACATGACACTAATGATAATCATTATTATTAACGCTTCGACCATTCCGGTTCTTGCATGACGCAGGATTCAGGGCCTGGGCGCCTCATGGCGTCGATGAGCACGTTTGTGAAGGCCCGGATCAGACTCAAGGACGGCGGTCAGTAAACTGCGACCATGAGCAAGACTGCTGCCAACTCAGTAACCCTTCGCTTCCTTGCCGCCCCCATGGACGTGGGCCACAGCGGATCCGTCGACGCCGGCACGGTGCTCGAGTGGGTGGACAAGGCGGCATATGCGGCCGCCGTCGGCTGGGCCAAGTCCTACTGCGTCACCGCCTACGTGGGGAACATCCACTTTGCCGACCCGGTGAACATTGGCGACATGGTTGAGGTCACGGCCACCATCGTCTACACCGGACGCTCCTCCATGCATATCCGGACGGTGGTTTCTTCCGGGGACCCCAAGGGCGGGCCGGCCACCATGCGCAGCCAGTGCATGGTGATCTTTGTGGCGGTTGGCGAGGACGGAAAACCCGTCCCGGTTAAGCAGTTCGAGCCGGTAACGGCGGAGGAACTGGAACAGCGGGACCACGCCCTGGCACGGATCGAGATCCGCGAGCAGATCGTCGAAGCCATGAGCGCCCAGGAATATACAGATGCCGGCACCGCCGAGCGCGTCGTCCTGCGGTTCATGGCAGCGCCCACCGACGTGAACTGGGGCGGAAAAGTCCATGGCGGCATCGTCATGAAATGGATCGACGAAGCCGCGTATGTTTGCGCCTCACGCTACTGCGGCCGGGACACGGTGGCAGTCTTCTCCGGCGGCGTGCGCTTCTACCGGCCGCTGCTGATTGGCCACGTGGTGGAGGTGGAGGCACGGCTGGTCTACACGGGCACCAAGGGCATGCACGTTGCCGTACATGTCCGGTCCGGGGACCCCAAGGGCCGTGAAATGAACCTGACCACCTACTGCCTCACCGTGATGGTCGCCCGCGACGCCGAGGGCACCTCGGTCCCCATCCCTGCATGGACCCCCGTGTCCGAGGAGGACAAGCGGCTTCATGCCCACGCTCGGGAGCTCCTGGAAATCCGGGCAGCAGCCCCGGGGAACAGGCTGCCCAACCATCTGCTGCAGTCGCAACGGCACTAGCACCGGCAGCCTGCGCTGCCCCCCTCGGACACTGCCCCCGCGGAGGGCAGGCCGGAGCCGCCGCAGCCTAGAAGCCGCCGCCTCCGCCGGCATCCCCAGCCATGTTGGCGAACCGCGAGTAATGGCCCTGGAAGGCGACCACGATGTCCTTGGTGGGGCCGTTACGGTGTTTGGCCACGAGGATGTCTGCCTCGCCGGCCCGCGGGGACTCCTTGTCATAGACGTCCTCGCGGTGCAGCAGAATCACCATGTCGGCGTCCTGCTCGATGGATCCGGATTCACGCAGGTCCGAGACCATGGGGCGCTTGTCCTGGCGCTGTTCAGAACCACGGTTCAGCTGCGACAGCGCGATGACGGGGACCTGGAGTTCCTTCGCGAGCAGCTTCAGCGCACGGGAGAACTCGGAGACTTCCTGCTGGCGGGACTCCACCTTCTTGCCCGAACTCATGAGCTGCAGGTAGTCAAGGATCACGAGTTTGAGGTCGTGCTGCTGCTTGAGGCGGCGGCACTTGGCCCGGATCTCCATGAGGGACATGTTGGGGCTGTCATCAATGAACAGCGGGGCATCATTCATGCGCCCCATGGTGGTGGCAATCTTGGACCACTGCTCATCCTTGATGGTGCCCTTGCGAAGGTCCTGAAGGCCGATGGTGGCCTCGGCCGACAGGAGGCGCATGGCGATCTCGTTGCGCCCCATTTCCAGCGAGAACATCACCGTGCTGAGGTTGTTCTTGATGGCAGCCGAGCGGGCAAAGTCCAGCGCGAAGGTGGACTTACCCACGGCGGGCCGGGCGGCAATGACGATCATCTGGCCCGGATGCAGCCCGTGCGTCAGCTCGTCCAGCTCGTAGAAGCCGGTGGGAACGCCCACCATGCCCTCGCCGCGGTGGCCGGAGGCTTCGATCTCATCCACCGTGGACTCCATGACGTCCTTCAGGACGACGTAGTCTTCCGCCGTGCGGCGCTCGGCGACCGCGTAGACCTCCGCCTGGGCCTGGTTGACCAGGTCTTCGACTTCGCCGTCCTGCCCGTACCCGAGCTGCACGATCTTGGTGCCGGCATTGACCAGCCGCCGGAGCACGGCGCGCTCGGCCACAATCTCGGCGTAGTAGCCTGCGTTCGCGGCCGTGGGTACCGTCTGAATGAGCTCATGGAGGTAGGCCGGTCCGCCGATCCGGTTGATCTCGCCGCGCTTGGTCAGCTCGTCGGACACGGTGACGGCATCCGCGGGTTCTCCGCGGCCATAGAGGTCGATGACGGCCTCATAGATGGTTTCGTGGGCAGGGCGGTAGAAGTCCTGCCCACGTAGGATCTCAACCACGTCCGCAATGGCGTCCTTGGAAAGCATCATGCCGCCCAGGACGGACTGTTCGGCGGGGATATCCTGGGGAGGTTTACGGCTGCCTTCGGATTCGCGGGTACCTTCGATTGAGTCCAGGTGCGTAACTGACAAAGCTGCCGTCCTCCATTGTGTCCACAGTCCGTACAGGAGGACTGCGGCGCGTGTGCCGTGTGCCGTGGGTGGGCCGCGCAGCAAGGATCTGCTGCCCGGGCTAATGCAACTACACCAGCAGGCCCTGACATTTTTCGGTCCAGGCCGTTGAACCCCGGCGACGCCTCATCCACAGGTTTTCCACAGGGCAGCACGAAATCTCCCGAAGCCCGGCTGTTCACCGGCTCCGGTCTTCAGGCCGGCAGGGAAAACTCACCCGAATGGGGTGTCTCCGCTACGTTAGCGCCCGGCTGCCCACTCACAAAGCCGGCCGTTTCGCACCTCTGTGGATAAGGTGTGCACAACAGACTGCTGCTTGTGCACAGCCTGTGGGGGAAGCTGTGGATAGTAATTTTCTTATCGGCATATATGCGGCCTGAGCTGCGGAAACATCCAGATTCTCCTGTGGACAAATTTAAATTTTTCGCCAACCTTCATCCACAGCCTTAACCGCCTGCTGGGGATACCGGCCGGTAAGTTCGCCCCAGGAGGGCGTTTTCGCCACCTGCATTCCCACTTTGTGATGCGGATCACCGGCATATGACGGGGCCGTCCACACATGCATGCCCTCTGGACGAATCTTCCAATCGGGGGCGATCACCGGAGGGCAGCATTATGCGCAGCCGGGCATATGCTGTGGATAACACGGATCTGGCGTTAAGCTCTAGGTATGGGCGACGTTCTGACAGTCTTGGTTCCTGCCCTTGTCCTCGCCGCAGCCCTCTGGGCTCTCGCTACGGCATTGAAGCCGCGGGATGGGGGCATGTCCGACGCGGACCGCTACCAGCTGGATCTGGCCCGGCGTTCCCAGGCCCACTACGCAGCCCAGGTTCAGGCGGCCATGGCGGCCCGGGCACGCATAGAGGCGGCAGCCCTGCCCAGCCAGAACCGGCAGCAGCAGATCCAGCAGCAGAACCAGCACCCTGCGGCACTTGGGCCAGGGACAATGCTGAACCCGCAGCTGGCGCTGGAGCTGCAGACATTGGTGCGCAACGGGCAGAAGCTCCAGGCCATCAGGCTTTTGCGCCAGGCCACCCATTCAAACCTTTTGACCGCCAAGCAATATGTAGATCGGCTGTAACCATGGAATCGCTCCTGATCCCCTTCCTGATCCTCGTGGCCGTGGCTGCCGCCGTGGCCCTCGGGGCACGTGCGTTCAGCCGCCGCCGGCGCACGGTCACGGAGCCGGCCAAACCGCCGGCGGAATCCGCGGAGCTCGCAAGGGAAGCCGCAGCAAAGCTGTCCGAGGACGAACACAGGCGCCTGTATGCGCTCATTGCCCAGGGCCAGGCCATGGCGGCGATCAAGCTGTACTACGAGGTGTCAGGACAGGGCTTGCGCGCATCGCGGGACGCGGTGGCCGCGCTGGCAGCCCATCCGCAGCCTTTCCGCTCACCGGCCCAGGAACCCAGCGAACCCGAAGACGACGACGAGCCACCGCAGCGGTTCCCGTACAGGTACCGGGCCATTGCCAGCAAAGGCGATGTCACCCGGGAAGTCAGCAGCAACATGCTCAATGACGAGATCTACGGCCGCATCCGCACGCTCGCCAAGAGCGGCAACGTCGAAGCAGCCGCCACCGCGCTGACCCGGCACTCGGACATCACCATGAAGCAGGCCCGCGAATTCATCGCCCTGCTGGATGACTAGCTGCTGGATGACTAGCTGAGGCCGGGTGGCCGCAGCCACCTAGAAGTCGAACAGGTCCCCCAGCCAGCCTTCCTTCTTCTTGTGGCGGCGGCGGTCATGGTCGCGGTCGTATCCCTTGCCGTAGCTGCGGTCGTCGTAGCGCGGCTGGTCACGCCGCGGTTCGACGTTGCGGTACAGCGGCGGAGGAACCATGCCGGGCGCGGGTGAGGCCGGAGTAGGGAGAACGGGCGCCGGAGGTGCCGCCGGAGCCCCCGCGTTGACCCGGTCGATGACCTTGTCCAGTTCGCCGCGGTCCAGCCACACACCCCGGCACTGCGGGCAGTAGTCGATTTCCACGCCGCTGCGTTCGCTCATTACCAGGTCTGAAGAATCAATGGGACATTTCATGCCCGGCACAACGAGCGGGTACTGCGATTAGTTCGCGTTACCCCCCGCCGAGATCCCGGCCAGCAGCTGTTCAAAGGGCAGCGACTCCAGCAGGGCCGGCTTGCGGCCCGGTTGGTCCCCTTCCAGGAGGCTGCTGAACTCTGTGGCCGCCCGTTCGATCCGCACCGAAAGGGGGGTTCCGCCGTCGTCCGTGCTTCCCCAGTCCTGGGGGCCGGCGAAGACGGCCGTGGCGGCCGTCCGCGTGCGCAGGTAGCTGAACAG
This window harbors:
- a CDS encoding DoxX family protein, translated to MNQPTQTTTALTILRVIAGFLFAAHGWQKFNEFTIAGTQASFAKMGVPAAEVAAPIVATLELVGGIALILGVLTRVFAALLALDMLGALFLVHASAGVFVANGGYELVLLLAAGAAAIALAGAGRISADAALFGRSDSKLKVLA
- a CDS encoding TFIIB-type zinc ribbon-containing protein, coding for MKCPIDSSDLVMSERSGVEIDYCPQCRGVWLDRGELDKVIDRVNAGAPAAPPAPVLPTPASPAPGMVPPPLYRNVEPRRDQPRYDDRSYGKGYDRDHDRRRHKKKEGWLGDLFDF
- a CDS encoding acyl-CoA thioesterase, which gives rise to MSKTAANSVTLRFLAAPMDVGHSGSVDAGTVLEWVDKAAYAAAVGWAKSYCVTAYVGNIHFADPVNIGDMVEVTATIVYTGRSSMHIRTVVSSGDPKGGPATMRSQCMVIFVAVGEDGKPVPVKQFEPVTAEELEQRDHALARIEIREQIVEAMSAQEYTDAGTAERVVLRFMAAPTDVNWGGKVHGGIVMKWIDEAAYVCASRYCGRDTVAVFSGGVRFYRPLLIGHVVEVEARLVYTGTKGMHVAVHVRSGDPKGREMNLTTYCLTVMVARDAEGTSVPIPAWTPVSEEDKRLHAHARELLEIRAAAPGNRLPNHLLQSQRH
- the dnaB gene encoding replicative DNA helicase, producing MSVTHLDSIEGTRESEGSRKPPQDIPAEQSVLGGMMLSKDAIADVVEILRGQDFYRPAHETIYEAVIDLYGRGEPADAVTVSDELTKRGEINRIGGPAYLHELIQTVPTAANAGYYAEIVAERAVLRRLVNAGTKIVQLGYGQDGEVEDLVNQAQAEVYAVAERRTAEDYVVLKDVMESTVDEIEASGHRGEGMVGVPTGFYELDELTHGLHPGQMIVIAARPAVGKSTFALDFARSAAIKNNLSTVMFSLEMGRNEIAMRLLSAEATIGLQDLRKGTIKDEQWSKIATTMGRMNDAPLFIDDSPNMSLMEIRAKCRRLKQQHDLKLVILDYLQLMSSGKKVESRQQEVSEFSRALKLLAKELQVPVIALSQLNRGSEQRQDKRPMVSDLRESGSIEQDADMVILLHREDVYDKESPRAGEADILVAKHRNGPTKDIVVAFQGHYSRFANMAGDAGGGGGF
- a CDS encoding MATE family efflux transporter, whose amino-acid sequence is MPESHGREILRLAVPAFGALIAEPLFLLADSAIVGHLGVAQLAGVGLASAVLHTAVGLMVFLAYSTTPAVARAVGDGQLGRALAAGRDGVWLALLLGTALALAGFLAAEPLIGLMGPSPEIRTFAVDYLRWSMPGLVAMLLIFAGTGVLRGLQDTRTPLVVATAGFALNIVLNLVLVYGLGLSVVGSAMGTSIAQWAMAAVYLLMVQRNARHQGVSLLPDWHGIRAMTKVGSWLMLRTLSLRTAILATVLVVTAQGAVNLAAHQLAMTVFTFLAFALDALAIAAQALIGKELGASNPGKARILTRTMIRWGTGFGVATGVLLALAAPFTGALFTPDTGVQSVLTAALWVLAASQPLAGYVFVLDGVLIGAGDAKYLAIAGVVNLAVYLPLLLAVPLAGADGAAALVWVWVAFSLGYMCARAVTLGLRARTDRWMVLGS
- the aztD gene encoding zinc metallochaperone AztD, encoding MASLKGPLAAPVAAACGAVLLLSGCAAGPAQSAAESSASPSPLEGTAEPTELRAPEPRLVFTYAGGVGVLDAATLKPAGDVAMEGYNRISPAGDGRHVLVAAGDSFRVLDAGTWTEQHGDHGHSYAAQPALTDHAFGASKPGHVVRHAGRTVLFSDGSGKVESFESAALGALADDGLPETATYTAPEAHHGVAVELDDGKLLVTVGDENARSAVALLGQAAGQDRKEILRSPNCPGVHGEAVAGESTVIFGCEDGMLIFKDGKFAKVSSPDAYGRMGNQAGSPASPVVLGDYKVDKEAVPERPTRISLVNTDTKVLKLVELGTSYSFRSLGRGPAGKALVLGTDGALHVLNPLTGATESTIPVVPAWQEPEAWQDPRPTLYVQGSMAYVTEPATRKLHAVDLKAGKIVRTATLAHTPDELTGVTG